The Haloplanus sp. CK5-1 genome segment CTCGCGCCGAACTCGACCGTCTCGGCCTCGCGGGTCGCCCGGACCAGTTCGATCGCCCGGTCGCGCACGTCGTCGGCGATGGGCATCTCGCGGACGAGCGATTGGATCTGCTGGATCTCCGACCGCGTCACCACCGTCTCCACCGGCGGGGTCGACTCCGACCCACCCCCGGTGTAGAGGTTCACGATGTCGCGTTCCTCCTCGGCGGAGGGGTAATCGAGGACGAGTTTCAGCAGGAAGCGATCGGTCTGGGCCTCCGGGAGCGGGTAGGTGCCCTCCTGGTCGATCGGGTTCTGGGTCGCCAACACGAAGAAGGGCCGCGGGAGGTCGTACGTCTCGCCGGCGGCAGTTACCTGCTTCTCCTGCATCGCTTCCAGTAGGGCGGCCTGGGTTTTCGGCGTCGCGCGGTTGATCTCGTCTGCGAGGACGACGTTCGCGAAGATGGGGCCCTTCTCGAAGACGAACTCCCTGTTGCCGCCGGACTCCTGGATGATCTCCGTCCCCGTGATGTCCGAGGGCATCAGGTCGGGCGTGTTCTGCACCCGCGAGAAGTCGAGGTCGGTCACGTCCGCGACGGTTCGAACCATCGTCGTCTTCCCCAGTCCGGGGTTGCTCTCCAGCAAGGCGTTGCCGTCCGCGATGATGCAGACCAGCAGGCGTTCGAGCACGTCGCGTTGCCCGACGATGCGCTTGCCGACCTCCTCGCGGACGTCGCCCAGTCGTTCCTGTAACGCGTCGACGTTGTCGTTCATGAGTCGTCGGTCTCCTCCCGGATCCGTAGGTTGTACTCGCGGATCAGTTCCGCGTCTTCGAGTCGCTCGCGCTCCGAGAACCCCGCACGCTGGCTCTCGACCGTCCCTGAGTCGTCGAACCCGCTGTCGTCGTAGGCGGCGGCCGACTCGGTGTCGACGTCGCCGCTCCCGGCACCCTCGGTATCGACCGACGCGTCGAGGTTCTCCTCGCCCTCGGGCACGTCCTCCGGTTCGCCGAGGATCGACGACCCGTCCTCCAGCCCGGTGTACTCCGTGTCGGTGCCGCCGTCCGGTTCGGCCTCGGGCGCTCCGCCGACGCCGCCCGCGAGCGACACGTCGACGACGGCGAGTTGGATCGTCGCGATGCTGACGGCCGCGACGACGACGACTGTCACCGCGACCCGCCGGAGGTCGAGCAGACCGATGCTGGAGGCCGCCCGCAGGTCGTCGAGGACACTCTCGTAGAGACGGAGCGCCATCCGGGAGCGGCCCTCGCGGTTCACGGTGTCGCGTGCCGTCCGGAGCGCCTCCCGTAACTCGGGGTTCGCGGCCTCGAACTGTTCGACGAGCGGCCGGCGCACCCGCCACGCGACTTCGGAGACGAAGACGACGAGGCCGACGGCGAGGCCGACGACGACGCCGCTCGCGACCGTCGGGTCGGCGGGCGCGACGCCCGCCGATCGGAGCGCCGACAGCACGGCGTCGGGGAGCGGCAGGCGCGCGGGGAGCTCGGGAACCCCCGTGACCGTCGCGACGAGGTTCACGAGCAGCGTCGCGAGCGTCGCGTCGACGACGGCGTAGATGACTGCCACCTTCCACCCCTCGCGGCGGATCTGGGCGAGGGCGCGGCGGATCTTGCGCTCTTCGGGTGGGGGATCGGCGGTCTCACCGTCGGATGGTGTCGTCTCGGACATCGTCAGTTACACTCCGGCGGCGGGTCTTCGAACTCGGCACACACCGACGCGAGGTCGCTCTCCGTCTCGTCGAGTCGGTCCCGGAGACGGTCGTTCTCCGCTTGCAGGTTCTCGTTCGACTGCTCTAGGCTACTGATATCGGACTCCAAGTCCGCCACCTGATCGTTCAGGTCGTCGACGTCGGCCTGCAGGTCGTCACGCTCGTCACGCAGGTCCGCGTTCTCGGATTCGAGGTTCCCCACCTCGGATCGGAGTTGGTCGTTCCGGGTTTCGAGTTCGTTCGTCCGCTGTTGTAACTCCTCGACCTGGTCGCGGGCCGACTGGAGGTCCTGCCGGGTCGACGCGAGTTCCTGCTCGGTCGACTCCAGTTGCCCCTCCGTCTCTTCGAGGTTCTCGGACACCTGCCCCACGTCGCTCCGGGTGGTCTGCAGGCTCTCGTTGAGCTCCTGCAGTCGCTGGCGGGTCTGCTGGAGGTCGCTCTCGGTCGATCGGAGGTCCTCCCGCAGGCGTTCGTTCTCCTGGCGGAGTTGGCTGTTCTCCGTGTCGAGGTCCTCGACCGACTCCTGGTAGTACAGCGTCGCGCCCGCGGTGCCGGCGACCGACAGGCAGATCAGGAGGGCGAGGGCGAGGTTGATCGATCGGCCGATGAGGCTCATGGGAGACCGCTCTCACTCCTCGTTCGGCCGTTGTACACTTGAAGCCGCCGGACGATCACTTCGGTCAGAAAGAGGAGGAGCGCGGCCGTCAACAGCGCCCAGTCCCAGGACCGTCGCACGTCGCGCACCCGGGTGGACCGTTGGCGGGCGAACTCCGCGATTTCGGCGGCGTCGCCGCGGTCGAACTGCTTGCCACCGGTCGCACGCACGGCGTCGGCGAGCGCCGTCGACGTGCCGAAGCCGGCGTACTCCGCCGGGTAGTTCGCGGCGTAGGTCGCGCCCGCAGCCGTCTCGAAGCCGACCGAATCGGGGGTCGTCCGTGCGCGGTAGACGCCCTCGTCGGTGGCACCGAACGAGAGGTCGGTCCCCTCGGGTGGCGCGGCGCCGCGGTAGACGACCGTCGTCGACTCCCCGACCCGCGTGTCGGCCACGTCGGTGACGCCCGTCGCCTTGCGCTCTGGGTCGCCGATGGCGTAGTTGACCGACTTGGTGACCAGCAGGGAGTCCGGCTGTCGGAGCAGGCCGTCGAGTCCCCCGCCCTCCTCGTAGGTCGTGATCGTGGCGACCCGGCCGAGGCCGTACCGCCACGAGGCGGCCGCGGGGGTACCGTCCGGTCCGGCGACGAGGAAGTTCGCGCCCGGACGCATCGACACGTCGTTGGCGCGGCCGGGGTTCGACTCCAGCGTGACGCCGCTGGTGACGAAGTGCGAGGAGTCGACGACGGTGAGCCCCTCGCCCTCGAACTGCCGGCTCCCGCCGCCGAACAGGAGGCGCAGGCGGTCGGTCTCGTCGGCCCGGAAGTAGTTGCCTCCGGACTCCTCGGCGATTCGTCGGAGAACACCCTCGTTGACGTTTCGCCCCGCGCCGACGGCGATCACGCGGATCCCCTGTCGACCCAGCGCGTTCGCCACCACCGCCGACCGACTCGCGGTGTCGCCGCCGTCGCTGACGAGGATGACCGTTCCCCGCTGCCCGCCGAGCATCTCCTCGGCCCCCCGGAGCCCGTTGGCGATGTTGGTCGCGCCGCCGGCCTGGAGACGACGGATTCGATCCTCGATGTCCCCCCGCCCCTCGCTCAGTTGCACGGGGTCGGCGACGCTGTAGGCTCGCTGGTTGAACCCGACGACGCCGACGGTGTTGTCGTCGTCGAGTTGCGAGAGGGCGTCGAGCGCGATAGCCTTCTGGATCCGCATCCCGTCGCCGGCGCTCCCCGAGACGTCGATCAGCATGACGATCCGTGCGCTCCCCGGGCTGGACTCGCCGAACGTGACCGGGAGCATCGAGGCGACCGAGGAGTTGGCGTAGTTTCCGTTCTCGAAGCTGTCGGGGCCGCCCGCCATCAACAGCCCTCCGCCGTCGATGACGAACCGCTGGAGTTCGTCGACGTTCCCCATGTCCCCGGCGGCGACGTTCTGGACGACGACCGCGTAGTAGGGATCGAGGTTCTCGGGCACCGACTCGGCGGTCTCGACGTCGTACAGTTGGCCCAGATACTCCCGGAGCGGGTACTCGCCGCGGGAGACGTACAGCACGCGGGGCTGATCGACGACTCGGACGGTCTTGCGCGCCACGTCGTTGACCTCGAACTCGTCGTCCCCGTCGATTTCGGCCGTGATCCGGTGGTCACCCGTCGACTCGAACGTGTGAGAGACGGGGACGCTCCCCGTCCCCTCGGCGATCCGCTCGCTCGCCACCTGCTGGCCGTCGACGGAGACGGTCACTTCGACCGGGTCAGTTGCCTGCACGCCCGAGACCTGCACCAGGAACTGGCTCTCGACGCCGACGCTCGCCTTGCTCGGACCCGAGAGGGTGACGTACCGTTCGGTTCGCGTCGGCTCGGCGGAGACGGCGCTGATCGTGGCGTTGACCGACCGGGCGAACTCCGCCGTCTCGGCGAGGCTCCGCCCGCCCGTGACACGACCGTCGGAGACCACGACGACCGAGCCATTCTCGCGGACGTTCGCGGCGACGCCGTCGCCGATCCGGGAGTCGGTCCCCTGCCCGATCGTCGAGACGGTCACCGGAACCCCCTCCGCCTCGACGTCTTCGGCCAACTCCTCGGCGACCGCCGGCGAGACGGCCGTGCTGTCCGAGCGATCGACCAGCATCGACACGCTCGGATCGCCCTGCGTCTCGGTCGTGACGACGGTGAAGGGGCCGGCAGCCGAGACGACGATCAGCGTCGCGACGACCACCCTGGCGGCGAGCAGGAGCCGTCTGCTCCGCCGCGAAGCCGTCCCCGAGGCACGGTAGCGGACCAAGAGAACGAGCGCGGCGACGGCGACCGGCAACGCGAGCAGCGCCGCCGGGCGTTCGAGGCCGACGACCGTCCCCTCGACGGTCGTCCGGACCGACAGGAGCGCCCACATCACAGATCACCCCGGCGACGGAGATACGCCACCTCGCCGACGACGGCGAGCAACGCGGCCAGCGCGACGAGGGGAGTCAGCGGACGGGGTACCTGTCGCTCCTCCTCCCGCGCCCGGACGCCGGTCACCCCTTCGCGCTCGTCGAGCGACGCCGCGGCCACCTCCGACTCGGTCGCGCTGTACAGCGAGACGCCGAGTCGTCGGTCGTCGCCGACGGCGTAGAACCCGGCCCGATCGAGCGGGACCGCCCGAGCCGAGACGGTGCCGTCGGGTGTCCCCACCTCGGTGGCGTCGTCGAACCGGAGGGTCGATCCAGTCTCGCGGTTCAGGGCGTCGAGTGACTCCCGGCCGGCCAGGTAGAAGGTCGCCCGCTTCCAGAAGACGGGGTACTGGTAGTTGAACCGAAAGGGGTCGTCACCCGCGACGTAGCCGTAGTAGAGCACGCGTCCCGCGTCGCGCCTGTCGGTCGCGACGACCGGCGTTCCGTCGCCGGTGTCGACGAGGGCCGTGCCGGACCGGAGCGAGCCCTGGAGGTAGCGCTCCGGCGGCGGGAAGTCGATCCCGCGAGTGAGTTCGTCGTTCGCCACTCGACCGATCGAGGGGTTGGTCCCGACGCCGGTCGGCGAGAGGAGGAGGAGGTCGCCGTAGGTCTCGGGCGGCGACTCCTGTGCCAGAACGCCGACGCCGCCGCCCGCGTCGATGAGGTCCCGACCGGCCTCGACGTTGCCACGCAGGAGGCGCTCTTCCTCCAAGTCGCTGTAGAGGATCACGTCGTAGTCACCTTCGACGGTCGTCGGCGGCGCATCGACGGTGAGTCGCACCTCGTCGATCACCGAGAGCGCGGTCGTGAGATACCGGCTCCGGTCGTTCGTCAGCAACAGGACGTCGACCGTCGGGTCGGACGGGGCGGCGACGTAGGCCACGTCGTCGGTCGGAAAGGAGTCGCCGGGTGTCAGCCGCGCCTCGCCGCCGCCGGCGGGGACGGGCAAGGTCACCCGCTCGACGCCACCGGGATCGAGCGTGACCGAGCGACTGCGGCCACCGAGGGCGACCGACCGGGTCGCCGACTGGTCGCCGAAGTTCCGCACCGAGAGCGTGACGTTGGAGCCCGAGAAGGAGCGGTCGACGATGCCGACGTTGTCGTCGCCGCCGCCGGCGAACTGCCGGAGGTCGACCCGCAAGTCGCGGGCGCGGGCCGACTGTACGGCGTCGGTCCAGCCCGCGTCGTCGGCGAAGTCACTGAGGACGACGATCCGAGCGTTCTCGCCGGCGATGGAGGCCGCCTGCGAGATGGCCCCACCCAGGTCGGCCGGCGTCTCGCTCACCGCCAGGTCGTCGAGCGTCGCGGCCACCTCCCCGTCACCGCCCGACCGGAGGGCGATCCGGTTCTCGCTCCCGGCGAAGACGACGGAGTTGGTGCCGGTGGTCACGTCGCGGGCCGCCGCCGTAGCCGCGTCGAAGCGGGTTCCGCTCCCCGTCTCGACACCCATGCTCGCACTCCCGTCGAGGACGATGACCGTCTCCTCGACGGTCTGGCTCTCCGAGACGGTGACGTAGGGTCCGGCGAGCGAGACGGCGAGGGCGACGATGACGAGCAGTTGCAAAAGCAGGAGGAGGCTCCGCTTGAGCCGTTCGAGCAGGGGATTTGCCGCGTCCTCACCTTCCTCGTCAAGCAGGTATCGGAGGGTCGGGAGTTCGACCCGCCGGGGGTCGGGTTGGACGAGATAGAGGAGGATCACGGGGACGACCGCGAGCAGGGCCAAGAGCCCGAGGGGAGAGAGGAAGGCGTCTGCGAGGGCCATACCCGCTACACGGCGTCGCCGCCCATCGTTCTTTCGACGCCCGAAGTGTCACCTTCGTTCGGGACGGATACTGACGCGTAAGCAAACCCTTTCACGCAGGGCGCCAACGGAATCGTATGGCCGACAAGCTGGAACTACTCGACATCCTCCTCGACGACGCCCGCGAGAGTTCGGACACCATCGCGCGGCAACTCGGCTGCTCGGAGTCGGAGGTCGAGGCGATGATCGAAGACCTCGAAGACGAGGGTGCGGTGCTCGGATACCAGGCGGTCGTCGACTGGAGCCACGTCGACCGCGACCACGTCGAGGCCGAGGTGGAACTCAACCTCGAACTCGACCGTGAGACGAAGTACGCCGACGTGGCGGGTCGGATCGCGAAGTTCGACGAAGTGACGGCGCTCCGACTGGTTTCGGGTGACTACGACTTCGACGTGACCGTCGAGGGCGACTCGATGCGCGACGTCTCCATGTTCGTCTCCGAACAGATCGCGCCGATCCCCGAGGTGACCCAGACGGTGACTCACTTCGTGATGAACACGTACAAGAACCGCGGCCTGGAGTTCACCGACCGCGACGAAGACGACCGGTTGTCGATCTCGCCATGAAGCTGTCCGATCGCGCCGAATCGACACCGCCCTCGGGCATCCGCCGGTTCTTCGAACTCGCCGAGGAGATGGACGACGTGATCTCGCTTGGCGTGGGCGAACCCGACTTCACCGCGCCGTGGAAGGCCCGTGCCTCCGCCATCCACTCGCTGGAGCGGGGCCAGACCTCCTACACCACCAACCGGGGGATGTACGAACTCCGGGAGGCGATCTCGGAACACGTCCCGCGGTACGGACTGAACTACGACCCCGAAGAGGAGATCCTGGTGACGACGGGGGCGAGCGAGGCTGTCGACTTGGCGCTCCGCGCGCTGGTCGATCCCGGGGACGCCGTGGCGATCCAGTCGCCGGCGTACATCTCCTACGGCCCGGGCGTGCGTTTCTCCGGCGGCGACCCCCTCCCCGTCTCCACCCGGGCGGCGAACGACTTCGTGCTCACCTACGACGACCTCGAACGCGCCGGTGCCGCCGACGCCGAGGTGTTGATGATCTGTTACCCGAACAACCCGACGGGCGCGACGGCCAGCGAGTCGGAACTGGCCGAAATCGCCGAGTTCGCCCGCGAACACAATCTCACGGTGCTCTCCGACGAGATCTACGCGGGGCTCACGTACGAGGGGGAGCACTCCTCGATCGCGACACAGCCGGGGATGCGCGAGCGAACCATCGTCTTCAACGGCTTCTCGAAGGCGTACGCCATGACGGGCCTCCGTCTCGGCTACGCCCTCGGGCCACCGGAGGCCATCGACGCGATGAACCGTATCCACCAGTACACGATGCTCTCCGCGCCGACGACGGCACAGCACGCCGCCCTCGAAGCCCTGCGGTCCTGTGACGACGACGTGGCCGAGATGCGCACCCAGTACAACCGACGGAGACAGTTCGTCATCTCCCGGTTTCGGGACATGGGGCTGGACTGCTTCGAGGCGACCGGCGCGTTCTACGCCTTCCCCGAGGCACCCTACGACGACGAGCAGTTCGCGGAGGACCTCCTCCACGATCAGGGCGTCGCCGTCGTCCCCGGGCGGGTGTTCGGCGAGGAGGGCCACGGCCACCTCCGCGTCTCGTACGCGACCGGGATGTCCGATCTGAAGGAGGCGATGACCCGCATCGAGGCGTTCCTCGACGGTCGGTGACCGTCGCCACCTCCGAATATTAGCGCTGATTCTTCGACAAGAAGTATTATTGGCAGCCGTGCCGTCGCACCGATCGATGGTTGCGGGTGGCGGGATGGGTCCCGACGACGACGGTGCCAGTTTCGCACACGCGCTAGCGACGCTGAAAGAGCAGGGGAGCGCACTCCTCGTCGTGGGGTCGGTCCCGGAGGAGATGTTCGCGGAGGCGTCGGCGACAATGCTCGGCGATCCGAACGCCGATCCGCCGCGGCGACGCCTCGTCGTCACGTCGGAACCGGGGCGCGAACGGGCACACCGACGGCTGCGGGACACGGGGCCGCTCTCCCCGGAGTACGCCCGACTCGTCACACGGGGCGAGCGCGCCCGGAGTGCGGACGCGGGGCCCGACGGGGACGGATCGGGACCGGGGCCGGGGTCGGGAGCGGTCCCCCGGACACACGTCGTCGACGGCCCACTCCACGAGGTCGGCGCGACGGTAGCCGAGGTGATCGAGGAGTTCGACCTGTTCGCCGGTGGGCTGGCCCCCGCCGAGTTCCGCATGGCGTTGGACTGTCTTCCGACGCTCCTCTCGGAGTACGGCCGCGAGACGGCGTTTCGATTCCTCCACGTCGTGGCCGCCCAGGTTCGGTCGGTCTCCGGGATGGTCCACGTTCGCCTCCCCCGGGAGCCGTCGTCGGAGGTCGTCGGGCTGTTCCAGCCGCTGTTCGACGCGGCGGTCGAACTCCGGATCGACGGCTCGACGCTCGACCAGCGGTGGCGGTTCCGGGACCGCGACCTCGTCTCCGACTGGCTCCCGGTCGGCGGCGTAGAGGACGCGTGAGCGGAGGTATACTTTTGTGCCCGAAGGCGGACAGGAGTATACGATGAGTCGATCCGGGCGACGGGCTGCGGATGTCGGGGACGACGACGGCCTCGAGGTGTCGTTCGCCACGCTCGACGACGGAGTCGGTCTGGTCGTCACGGACCTCGTCGAGCGCCACCGGTTCCGGCTGTTCACCGACGTCCCCGTCGCGCCGACGCCGGTCGACCCCGAGACCCACCGGTTCCCCGTCGACGCCGCGGTGGCCGTCGACGCGGCGTCGGTCGAACTCCCGACGGTCGTCTCGGTCTACGTCCGCGACGCCGGCGGGGAGATGCTGGCCGAGACCGAACACTTCGCCAGCGAGGAGTTTCCCGACGGACGCTACAGCCTCGAACTCTGCGGGCCGATCAAACTCTACCTCCGCGTCGACGCCCCGGTGACCGTCGAATCTGACCTGAGCCGGACCCGTATCGAGTTCGACGGAGAGACCACGGTTCGCGTGGGCGCCCGCTCCCACCACGAGGAGCCAGCGGCGACGATCACCACGACGGAGGATCCCGTCGACGTGATGGCCGCCGTCTCGGAGTTCGCCTCGGCGCTGAAGACCACCTCGCCCGAGCGGTCGTACCCGACGCTCCGCGGTCACCCGCCGTTGCTCGAACGCGGCGAGCGCCTCGCGGTACCCGACGGGATCACCACACCCGACACGGGCGTGCGCCTCGAACTGCCACCGGAGTATCGCTCTATCTACGTGGCCGCGCCGCTCTCGTACTACCTCGCCGCGGACGTCGTTCCGGCCGACCAGCCGCGACTGGTGACGGATCGGGGGTTCGAACACGACCTCGACACCGTCCGGGGATTCGAGACGGAGGTGGAACGCGTCCTCAAACAGACATTCTTCCTCGACTGTGTGACCCGAACCGAGGGGTTCTACGACGTCGACCTCCACGAACGTGCGGCCGTCGAGGACGACCTGGATATGGACTTCGAGTGGCTGTACGACCAGCCACTCGCGACCCAGGTGGAGCGGTATCTCTCGGTCCCCTTCGGGACCGTCGAGGACGAACTCCCGGAGTGGCGGCTCACGTCCCACGTCGCTCCGGACCCGGAGAACGTGGAGTTGCTCCCCTTCGTCACGAACGATCTGGCGGTGGTTCGGACGCCACGCACCCAACCGGAACCGAACTCCGAGGTACAGACGGCCGCGGCCGACGAGTTCTTCCGCGACTCGACGTTCACCCGGAGTGCGGCCGCCGAGGGGACGGCCCGGTCGTACGTGCAACCCGAGACCGCCGACTCGCTCGAACAGTCGTGGATCGGCGAGGGTGCGCCGATCGGCGCCAGCAAGGCCACGACGAGCGCCTTCTACAACCGCCTCGACCGATCGCCGGCGGACGGCGACATCGGCATAACGGTCGTCTGTAACGACCCGCGGATGGCCGACGAGCGAGACGTGGTCGGCGACGTGTACGACGGCCGGGACCAACTCCCATTCGACGTCCGGGTCCACCACGGCCTGTCGCGGGCGGAACTCCGCGAGGTGTTGTCGGTCGAGACGGACCTTCTCCACTACATCGGCCACATCGACCACGAGGGGTTCGACTGTACGGACGGCAAACTCGACGCGACGACGCTCGCCACTGCCGGGCCGGACGCCTTCCTGCTCAACGCCTGCCAGTCGTACGAACAGGGCGCGGCACTCATCGAGGCGGGTGCCATCGCCGGCGTCGTCACGCTGTCGGACGTCATCAACAGCGGTGCCGTCCGCATGGGTCGGCTGCTGGCGCGACTGTTCAACCGCGGGTTCACCGTCGGGAGCGCACTCGAAGTCGCCCGCGACGACTCGATCATCGGGGACCAGTACACGGTCATCGGCGACAGTAGTCTCTCGCTTGCACGGACCAACAGCGGTCCGCCGAACGTCTGTGCCGTCCACCGTCGTGGCGACGACGAGTACGAACTCGAGTGGGAGACCCATCCGTCGACCCGCGTCGGGATGGGGAGTCTGGTGATCCCGTTCCTCGACGACGAGAACGAGCAGTACCTCTGGTCGGGAGGGTCGAAGACCTTCGACCTGAACCGCGACGAGTTACGGCAGTTTCTCTCGCTGGAGACGGTGCCGGTGAAAATCGATGGATCGATCGTCTGGAGCGACGAGCTCGACTTCTCCGACCTCTAGGGGCCCGAGGTAGCCGCGCCGTTGCTCGCCACCACGGTGCCGGCCTGCGAGAGGAGAAGGAGCATCGTGAACAGGACGCCCATCATCCGCGGGTTCTCTTTCAGGTACGTTGCCACCGTGCCGCTGTCAGTTTCGGACATCGCATCCGGAGTGTCAGCCGACGAAAAAATATAATTTTTCGAGAATATCTGATAATTAATATAATCAATTAAATCAGTTGACCAATGACATAAACGGGCGACACGAACGGGTCGAGGGACGGAGAACGACGAACGGAGGACCGTCGCCCACGGCGGCGGGTGGCCGCGTCAGTCGTCCGGCTTCTCGTCGAGGTCGCGTGCGAGATCCCGGTAGACCGCCGTGAGGTCGCCGTCCTCGCCGAGGCGGTCGAGTTTGTCGTCGAGTTCCGCCCGCAGTTCGTCGATGTCGTCGAGGAGTCGGTGGTACTCCTCCGTTTCGACGGGGGCGGTCGGGTTCGTCTCGGACTCCAGAAGTGCCTTCTTCGAGGCCAGCGAGAAGAGTTGCCGGATCCCCTCGTCGTACTCGTTGCGGACGAGGAGGTTCGACACCGTCCGTTCGATGTCGTCTCTAGAGACCGGTTTGACCAAGTAGTCGTCGAACGCCATGTCGACGATTTCCGTCCCGGGTTCGACCGCCGTCACCATCGCCACCCGACAGTCGATGCTGCGGTCGCGGATGGCTTCGAGGACCTCCTCTCCGGAGAGGTCGTGCATCCGGCGGTCCAACAGGACGACGCTCACGTCCTCGTCGAGTTCGTCGAGGGCTTCACGCCCGTCGCCTGCCGTCCGAACGTGGTACGATTCGGCGAGCCACGTGGTGTAGAGTTCGGCCAAGTCGCGTTCGTCCTCGACGACGAGGACGGTGGGTGTCTCGTCGCTCATACGTTCTCCCGTGGGGGAGTCCAACGACTCACACGACGTACTGCACCGTCGACCTATATCAAAATACTCCTTGCGGCACCGCCGCACGCGACCGACACCGCAGTCACCGACCTACTCTTGGGGGCTGTAGTTGGGTGCCTCGTCGGTGATCATCACGTCGTGGGGGTGGCCCTCGGTCTGGCCGGCCGACGACACCCGGACGAACCGGGCGCGCTCCTTGAATTCGGGGATGCTGGGCGCGCCGACGTAGCCCATCCCCGACTTCATGCCGCCGACGAGTTGGTGGAGTTCGGAGGCCAGGGTCCCCTTGTAGGGCGTGGCCGCCTCGACGCCCTCGGGGACGAACCCCTCGTCGTCGTCCTCCTCTTTGAGGTAGCGGTCGCCGCCGCCCGAGCGCATGGCTCCCACCGACCCCATCCCGCGGTACTGCTTGTACTTCTTGCCGTTCATCGTGATGACTCGGCCGGGGGCCTCCTCGGTGCCCGCGAAGTACGACCCGAGCATCACCGCGTCGGCGCCGGCGGCGATGGCCTTGATCGCGTCGCCGGAGTAGCGGATGCCACCGTCGGCGATGACCGGCACGTCGTGGCGGCTGGCAACGTCGGCCACCTCGGAGACGGCGGTGATCTGGGGCATCCCCGCACCCGTGACGACGCGGGTGGTACAGATCGATCCCGGGCCGATGCCGACTTTGATCCCGTCCGCGAAGTCGACGACCGCCTCGGCCGCCTCCCGCGTGCCGACGTTGCCGACGACCACGTCGGCGTCGACCGACTCCCGAATCTCGCGTGCGCTGTCGATC includes the following:
- a CDS encoding Lrp/AsnC family transcriptional regulator, giving the protein MADKLELLDILLDDARESSDTIARQLGCSESEVEAMIEDLEDEGAVLGYQAVVDWSHVDRDHVEAEVELNLELDRETKYADVAGRIAKFDEVTALRLVSGDYDFDVTVEGDSMRDVSMFVSEQIAPIPEVTQTVTHFVMNTYKNRGLEFTDRDEDDRLSISP
- a CDS encoding pyridoxal phosphate-dependent aminotransferase produces the protein MKLSDRAESTPPSGIRRFFELAEEMDDVISLGVGEPDFTAPWKARASAIHSLERGQTSYTTNRGMYELREAISEHVPRYGLNYDPEEEILVTTGASEAVDLALRALVDPGDAVAIQSPAYISYGPGVRFSGGDPLPVSTRAANDFVLTYDDLERAGAADAEVLMICYPNNPTGATASESELAEIAEFAREHNLTVLSDEIYAGLTYEGEHSSIATQPGMRERTIVFNGFSKAYAMTGLRLGYALGPPEAIDAMNRIHQYTMLSAPTTAQHAALEALRSCDDDVAEMRTQYNRRRQFVISRFRDMGLDCFEATGAFYAFPEAPYDDEQFAEDLLHDQGVAVVPGRVFGEEGHGHLRVSYATGMSDLKEAMTRIEAFLDGR
- a CDS encoding VWA domain-containing protein is translated as MWALLSVRTTVEGTVVGLERPAALLALPVAVAALVLLVRYRASGTASRRSRRLLLAARVVVATLIVVSAAGPFTVVTTETQGDPSVSMLVDRSDSTAVSPAVAEELAEDVEAEGVPVTVSTIGQGTDSRIGDGVAANVRENGSVVVVSDGRVTGGRSLAETAEFARSVNATISAVSAEPTRTERYVTLSGPSKASVGVESQFLVQVSGVQATDPVEVTVSVDGQQVASERIAEGTGSVPVSHTFESTGDHRITAEIDGDDEFEVNDVARKTVRVVDQPRVLYVSRGEYPLREYLGQLYDVETAESVPENLDPYYAVVVQNVAAGDMGNVDELQRFVIDGGGLLMAGGPDSFENGNYANSSVASMLPVTFGESSPGSARIVMLIDVSGSAGDGMRIQKAIALDALSQLDDDNTVGVVGFNQRAYSVADPVQLSEGRGDIEDRIRRLQAGGATNIANGLRGAEEMLGGQRGTVILVSDGGDTASRSAVVANALGRQGIRVIAVGAGRNVNEGVLRRIAEESGGNYFRADETDRLRLLFGGGSRQFEGEGLTVVDSSHFVTSGVTLESNPGRANDVSMRPGANFLVAGPDGTPAAASWRYGLGRVATITTYEEGGGLDGLLRQPDSLLVTKSVNYAIGDPERKATGVTDVADTRVGESTTVVYRGAAPPEGTDLSFGATDEGVYRARTTPDSVGFETAAGATYAANYPAEYAGFGTSTALADAVRATGGKQFDRGDAAEIAEFARQRSTRVRDVRRSWDWALLTAALLLFLTEVIVRRLQVYNGRTRSESGLP
- a CDS encoding DUF7502 family protein — its product is MSETTPSDGETADPPPEERKIRRALAQIRREGWKVAVIYAVVDATLATLLVNLVATVTGVPELPARLPLPDAVLSALRSAGVAPADPTVASGVVVGLAVGLVVFVSEVAWRVRRPLVEQFEAANPELREALRTARDTVNREGRSRMALRLYESVLDDLRAASSIGLLDLRRVAVTVVVVAAVSIATIQLAVVDVSLAGGVGGAPEAEPDGGTDTEYTGLEDGSSILGEPEDVPEGEENLDASVDTEGAGSGDVDTESAAAYDDSGFDDSGTVESQRAGFSERERLEDAELIREYNLRIREETDDS
- a CDS encoding chromosome partitioning protein encodes the protein MSLIGRSINLALALLICLSVAGTAGATLYYQESVEDLDTENSQLRQENERLREDLRSTESDLQQTRQRLQELNESLQTTRSDVGQVSENLEETEGQLESTEQELASTRQDLQSARDQVEELQQRTNELETRNDQLRSEVGNLESENADLRDERDDLQADVDDLNDQVADLESDISSLEQSNENLQAENDRLRDRLDETESDLASVCAEFEDPPPECN
- a CDS encoding MoxR family ATPase, producing MNDNVDALQERLGDVREEVGKRIVGQRDVLERLLVCIIADGNALLESNPGLGKTTMVRTVADVTDLDFSRVQNTPDLMPSDITGTEIIQESGGNREFVFEKGPIFANVVLADEINRATPKTQAALLEAMQEKQVTAAGETYDLPRPFFVLATQNPIDQEGTYPLPEAQTDRFLLKLVLDYPSAEEERDIVNLYTGGGSESTPPVETVVTRSEIQQIQSLVREMPIADDVRDRAIELVRATREAETVEFGASPRASMGLVLTAKARAFLHGRNHVSWEDVAEMAPPVLRHRILLDFRAEREGLTADDVIATLVDET
- a CDS encoding VWA domain-containing protein; amino-acid sequence: MALADAFLSPLGLLALLAVVPVILLYLVQPDPRRVELPTLRYLLDEEGEDAANPLLERLKRSLLLLLQLLVIVALAVSLAGPYVTVSESQTVEETVIVLDGSASMGVETGSGTRFDAATAAARDVTTGTNSVVFAGSENRIALRSGGDGEVAATLDDLAVSETPADLGGAISQAASIAGENARIVVLSDFADDAGWTDAVQSARARDLRVDLRQFAGGGDDNVGIVDRSFSGSNVTLSVRNFGDQSATRSVALGGRSRSVTLDPGGVERVTLPVPAGGGEARLTPGDSFPTDDVAYVAAPSDPTVDVLLLTNDRSRYLTTALSVIDEVRLTVDAPPTTVEGDYDVILYSDLEEERLLRGNVEAGRDLIDAGGGVGVLAQESPPETYGDLLLLSPTGVGTNPSIGRVANDELTRGIDFPPPERYLQGSLRSGTALVDTGDGTPVVATDRRDAGRVLYYGYVAGDDPFRFNYQYPVFWKRATFYLAGRESLDALNRETGSTLRFDDATEVGTPDGTVSARAVPLDRAGFYAVGDDRRLGVSLYSATESEVAAASLDEREGVTGVRAREEERQVPRPLTPLVALAALLAVVGEVAYLRRRGDL